ACGAACTGCAATGCTACATTTTTTATTCGACAAATCCGAGTTATTTTAAACCTATAAATAAGATTGTCTTTTTATCTAAATATTTTTATTTCTATCCGACGATTCAATTGTCTGTTTTCAGGATTATCAGTACCATTTGGATTGGAATTGGGGGCTATGGGCTGAGTTTCTCCATATCCAACGGCCCTTAACCTTTTTCCATTTATCCCTTTGGCAGACAAATGCTCCATTACTGCGGCGGCACGATCTTTACTTAAACTTAAGTTGTACTCATCATTACCTTTAGAATCAGTATGACCCCCAATTTCAATATTCAAATCAGGGTGCATGACAAGGTAATTATACAATTTATTTAATTCAGGGAAAGACTCCCTTTTTAAGAAAGACTTATCGTAGTCAAAATAAATATTCTTCAAAATTACCTTTTTGTTTTCTCTCAACTGAGAAAAATCATCATCATCCACATAGGTTTGTTCCACCTTTACTTCAGGAGCATCTTCTTGCATAATCAGACTCTTGATAGTAGCATTTCTTTGATTAGCCTCTTGAAGCCTTGCCTTTTGAAACTCCAATTCTTTTGCTAAAAACTCTACTTTATCTGCCAATTCCTTCATCTCTTCTCTCAACAATCGATTATCGTTTTCAAGTTCTCCAATTCTTTTCTTCTGCGTTGCAATTGTCTTTTGCATCTCCCCACTTTCATACTGTACTTTTAATTCATACTGCTCTTTCTCCTTCTTTTCTTGATCTGCTTTCAATTTTGCTTTTAAGGCCAATTGATTTTGAACTTTGGCAATAGAATCAGCCACTAACTTCTCTTTTTGAGCTCTTTTCGCTTCCTCCTTCGCCAAAGCCAACTTTTGTCTTTCTTCTTCCGCTTTAGCTTGCGCAGCTTTTCTCTCTTCAGCTATTTGAGCGGATCTTGCTTCTTGCTCTTCTTTCAATTTAGCAGCTTGAGCTCTTTGTTGTTCCTCTTTTAATTTAGCCTCGTTCTCTAATTTAACTCGTTGTTCTTCCTTAATTCTTAAATCTTCCAAAGCTTTTCTTTTTGCTTCTTCAATTGCTTTTTTCTTTTGAATTTCATCTGCCTCCAATTTTGCTTGTTTAAAGGCGGCCTCTTTTTCTTTCAGAACAGCCAAAGCTGCCTGTTCTTCTGATTGGTTAGCTTTAATTTCTTGTTCTAATTTCGTTA
This genomic stretch from Bacteroidia bacterium harbors:
- a CDS encoding OmpA family protein, whose translation is ALANSEYERLKLQADEAQVLASKKAKEAAQAQKAAQSANQQVANAKESAELKAKKEAEIKAAAAAKTKLLAAQKAKEAAELKAIETKKAQLEAENTLKRAKLGIKEGESISDALTKLEQEIKANQSEEQAALAVLKEKEAAFKQAKLEADEIQKKKAIEEAKRKALEDLRIKEEQRVKLENEAKLKEEQQRAQAAKLKEEQEARSAQIAEERKAAQAKAEEERQKLALAKEEAKRAQKEKLVADSIAKVQNQLALKAKLKADQEKKEKEQYELKVQYESGEMQKTIATQKKRIGELENDNRLLREEMKELADKVEFLAKELEFQKARLQEANQRNATIKSLIMQEDAPEVKVEQTYVDDDDFSQLRENKKVILKNIYFDYDKSFLKRESFPELNKLYNYLVMHPDLNIEIGGHTDSKGNDEYNLSLSKDRAAAVMEHLSAKGINGKRLRAVGYGETQPIAPNSNPNGTDNPENRQLNRRIEIKIFR